A region of Drosophila suzukii chromosome 2L, CBGP_Dsuzu_IsoJpt1.0, whole genome shotgun sequence DNA encodes the following proteins:
- the LOC108016905 gene encoding uncharacterized protein produces MHTAISIDGESEETTKCNRSLGLTIIIILSWFFITFNMYWDRIKDNSFEYNSILSDRDSVLFVNTTGCRIQGTKSFSDTAISFIKPFKPVVCPRIPLFKAETIGGRNYLILNISESELFSFSRVKRRRHVSCVYREFIRVHDFLNKYVSLQFFILKDQFSYLVGAGQQNIRIWCWVDFARIIFSDVLFFLPPPAMQSNTSTSNERLSVMILGLDSISHMHYYRHFHKVSHFMEHLPHTEFWGYNRVGRNSYPNLIPLLSGQHFSELENSCYAGKPSFDKCHFLWDDFKAAGYSTVFSEDNESIGTFTHTKKGFCKQPTDYYLRPVMVEIDLFTTYNTDHSLECSGHRLYQVIYYDFIYKIMAHLKRSPFFSFLWHTQGIHDHFNYAKLIDEDYLSIIQHLKMLGIMNHTFILVLADHGFRMEGFPNTDQGQKEISQPLLIAIYPEWLPKSFPLAISNLEQNARSLITTYDLYETLKDLINLNDLTDINVIKRTQNLSNSRGISLFLPIPESRDCHSAAISHHYCLCEELFPISTYESAVQEAAQFVVVKINELIKSYPQCQRLELKKVRAAFGSNDEAGRKKEMSQIMVRLETTPGDGHFDATILRTSLKLAGERSLILGGPVTRTNKYGHQSFCIQNHQIEMYCCCV; encoded by the coding sequence ATGCATACAGCAATATCAATAGATGGAGAAAGTGAAGAGACCACAAAATGCAATCGCAGTCTAGGACTAACAATCATTATTATTCTTAGTTGGTTCTTCATAACCTTTAATATGTATTGGGACCGGATTAAGGATAATAGCTTTGAATATAATAGCATATTAAGCGACAGAGACTCTGTATTATTTGTTAATACGACAGGTTGTCGCATACAAGGGACGAAATCTTTTTCGGACACAGCTATTTCTTTCATAAAGCCGTTCAAACCAGTTGTCTGCCCAAGGATACCGCTTTTTAAAGCCGAGACTATTGGAGGTAGGAATTATTTAATCCTAAACATCTCAGAATCTGAACTTTTTTCATTTTCTCGTGTGAAGCGTCGGAGACATGTTTCCTGTGTGTATCGGGAATTCATTAGAGTTCACGACTTTCTAAACAAGTACGTATCCTTGCAGTTTTTCATACTAAAAGACCAGTTTAGCTACCTTGTGGGAGCCGGCCAGCAGAACATTCGCATCTGGTGTTGGGTTGACTTTGCCAGGATAATATTTAGTGACGTTCTGTTTTTTCTACCCCCTCCTGCAATGCAGTCGAACACATCGACATCTAACGAACGCCTTTCAGTCATGATTCTGGGCCTTGATTCAATATCCCACATGCACTATTACCGACACTTTCACAAAGTGTCGCACTTTATGGAACATTTACCCCATACCGAGTTTTGGGGCTACAATCGTGTGGGTCGTAACTCGTACCCCAATCTGATCCCTTTGCTAAGCGGTCAACACTTCTCAGAACTTGAAAATTCTTGTTATGCTGGAAAGCCAAGTTTTGACAAATGTCACTTCCTGTGGGATGATTTCAAAGCGGCTGGTTACTCAACTGTATTTAGTGAGGATAACGAAAGCATTGGCACAttcacacacacaaaaaaggGTTTTTGTAAGCAGCCTACCGATTACTATTTGCGTCCAGTAATGGTCGAGATCGATTTATTCACAACTTATAATACCGATCATAGCCTTGAGTGCTCCGGCCATCGACTCTATCAGGTTATATACTATGACTTTATATATAAGATAATGGCGCATTTGAAACGAAGTCCTTTCTTCTCATTTCTTTGGCACACCCAGGGAATCCACGATCATTTCAATTATGCCAAGCTGATAGACGAAGACTACTTAAGTATAATACAGCACTTGAAGATGCTGGGTATTATGAATCACACATTTATTCTTGTATTGGCCGATCATGGATTCAGAATGGAGGGATTTCCGAATACTGACCAAGGCCAAAAAGAGATTTCGCAACCTCTTCTTATTGCCATATATCCGGAATGGCTTCCAAAGAGCTTCCCTCTTGCTATTTCCAATCTTGAACAGAACGCTCGGAGTCTGATCACGACATATGATTTGTACGAAACTCTCAAGGATTTAATTAATCTTAATGACCTGACCGACATAAACGTGATAAAACGAACGCAAAATTTGTCCAACAGTCGTGGAATTAGTCTTTTTCTACCGATTCCAGAGAGCAGAGATTGTCACAGCGCAGCGATATCGCATCATTACTGCCTCTGTGAGGAACTCTTCCCGATTTCCACCTATGAAAGTGCTGTTCAAGAGGCTGCTCAATTTGTAGTTGTCAAGATTAACGAGCTCATCAAGTCGTATCCCCAGTGTCAACGCCTGGAGCTCAAAAAAGTTCGCGCTGCGTTTGGCTCGAACGACGAAGCTGGTCGAAAAAAAGAGATGTCTCAGATTATGGTCCGGTTGGAGACGACCCCTGGGGACGGCCACTTTGACGCCACCATTCTGAGGACGTCACTTAAACTGGCTGGTGAGAGGTCTCTGATATTGGGTGGTCCCGTGACGAGGACCAACAAATATGGGCACCAGTCCTTCTGCATACAAAATCACCAAATCGAAATGTATTGCTGTTGCGTATAA